A genomic window from Actinomycetaceae bacterium MB13-C1-2 includes:
- a CDS encoding adenylosuccinate synthase, translated as MPGIIVVGAQWGDEGKGKATDQLGTDVDVVVKFNGGNNAGHTVVIGDEKYALHLLPAGILSPTATPVLGSGVVVDPEALFDEIDAMESRGIDCSRLVISANAHVIPPYNRLVDRAVEKALGAGQIGTTGRGIGPTYADKASRIGIRIQDLLDEEILRARVTRAVREKQETLGAYGLEEEIDAEQITQQLLEFGKRIEPMIVDASLLVNEALDANKKVLFEAGQAVMLDLDHGTYPYVTSSSTTAGGALTGVGVGPTKIDRVIGVAKAYTTRVGEGPYPTELFGEAGNHLRDLGGEYGVTTGRPRRVGWADAVVLRYATRINGLTDIVLTKLDVLDSYETLPVAVGYEVNGQVTREMPVLQSEFAAAKPVYEDLPGWQEDITGIREYEDLPEAARNYIEFLEEQADCRISAIGVGQDREATIVRHPLI; from the coding sequence ATGCCAGGGATTATCGTCGTTGGAGCCCAGTGGGGCGACGAAGGCAAAGGCAAAGCCACAGATCAACTAGGGACAGACGTCGATGTGGTGGTGAAGTTTAACGGAGGTAACAACGCCGGTCACACGGTTGTTATCGGCGACGAGAAATACGCGTTGCACCTACTTCCGGCGGGAATACTCTCACCGACTGCGACCCCGGTTCTCGGCAGTGGGGTTGTTGTTGACCCCGAGGCGTTATTTGACGAAATTGATGCGATGGAGAGTCGTGGAATCGACTGCTCAAGGCTAGTGATCTCGGCAAACGCTCACGTGATCCCGCCTTACAACCGCCTAGTAGACCGCGCGGTTGAGAAGGCGCTCGGAGCGGGTCAGATTGGGACGACCGGACGAGGGATTGGCCCGACTTACGCCGACAAGGCCTCCCGGATCGGCATTCGCATCCAGGATCTATTGGATGAGGAGATTCTGCGCGCCCGCGTAACCCGTGCGGTGCGCGAGAAGCAGGAAACCCTCGGTGCCTATGGGCTTGAAGAAGAGATTGACGCTGAGCAGATCACCCAGCAACTGCTGGAGTTCGGCAAGCGGATTGAACCAATGATCGTGGATGCCTCGCTACTGGTCAACGAGGCGTTGGATGCGAACAAGAAGGTCCTATTCGAGGCGGGACAAGCGGTAATGCTGGACCTTGACCACGGGACATATCCGTACGTCACCTCGTCCAGCACCACCGCGGGCGGTGCGCTGACGGGTGTTGGCGTGGGTCCGACCAAGATCGACCGTGTGATCGGGGTCGCTAAGGCTTACACCACTCGTGTCGGTGAAGGTCCGTACCCGACTGAGTTGTTCGGGGAAGCGGGCAACCATTTGCGTGACCTTGGCGGGGAGTACGGTGTGACTACAGGACGACCCAGGCGAGTTGGCTGGGCCGATGCGGTTGTGTTGCGTTACGCCACACGGATCAACGGTCTGACGGACATTGTGCTGACCAAGTTGGATGTCCTCGACAGCTACGAAACGCTTCCGGTTGCCGTGGGGTACGAGGTAAATGGTCAGGTCACGCGGGAGATGCCGGTTCTTCAGAGTGAGTTTGCTGCTGCGAAGCCTGTGTACGAGGATCTGCCGGGCTGGCAGGAAGACATCACGGGGATTCGGGAGTACGAGGATCTGCCCGAAGCGGCCCGGAACTACATCGAGTTCCTTGAGGAGCAGGCCGATTGCCGAATCTCGGCGATCGGGGTCGGTCAGGACCGGGAGGCGACAATAGTGAGGCATCCCCTCATCTAG
- a CDS encoding MoxR family ATPase — MVTKQHTTQELADVNGLARRIATSLSQVLNGKPAAVESAILTLLAGGHLLLEDVPGTGKTTLASALAGSIQADVRRIQFTADMLPTDITGLSVYDQDSREFRFHPGPIFTNIAIADEVNRATPRAQSALLEAMAERAVTLDGKTRPLPRLFAVVATQNPQDMEGTFPLPEAQRDRFMTRIALGYPSNTAEVAMLTARGPGDPLDEVTPVASIGQILAAQQVIANIHISQEVSKYLVSIVSATRTHPELSLGASPRATLHLARMAQSRAATRGRDFVSPDDIASLAEIVLPHRLSLSGRFASVTEAHQAATVVVAEIVSRTPVR; from the coding sequence ATGGTGACCAAGCAGCACACGACCCAAGAACTGGCTGACGTAAATGGGCTGGCGCGCCGTATCGCGACCTCCCTTAGTCAGGTACTCAACGGGAAGCCCGCCGCTGTCGAGTCTGCGATTCTTACCCTTCTTGCAGGCGGCCATCTGCTTCTTGAAGATGTACCTGGAACCGGGAAAACGACACTAGCTTCGGCCCTCGCCGGGTCGATCCAAGCAGATGTCCGACGCATTCAGTTCACAGCGGACATGCTCCCCACAGACATTACCGGCCTTTCGGTTTATGACCAGGACAGTCGTGAGTTCCGTTTTCACCCAGGACCGATCTTCACGAACATCGCGATTGCGGACGAGGTAAATCGAGCTACCCCCCGGGCGCAGTCCGCTTTACTTGAAGCAATGGCCGAGCGGGCGGTTACCCTCGACGGTAAAACACGTCCGCTACCGCGTCTTTTCGCTGTTGTGGCAACCCAGAATCCCCAGGATATGGAGGGCACGTTCCCTCTTCCAGAGGCCCAACGCGATCGGTTCATGACCCGTATTGCCCTGGGATACCCGAGCAATACCGCCGAAGTAGCAATGCTTACGGCGCGAGGCCCGGGCGATCCCTTGGACGAGGTGACGCCCGTAGCCTCTATTGGCCAGATCCTTGCCGCCCAACAGGTCATAGCAAACATCCATATCAGCCAGGAAGTTTCCAAGTACCTAGTCTCTATTGTCTCTGCGACGCGCACACATCCGGAGCTTTCGCTCGGTGCCAGCCCTCGTGCGACCCTGCACCTGGCGCGGATGGCACAGTCTCGCGCCGCGACCCGTGGACGTGACTTCGTCTCTCCCGATGACATTGCCTCTCTAGCGGAGATTGTCCTCCCCCACCGTCTCTCGCTTTCTGGCAGGTTTGCGAGCGTAACCGAAGCACACCAGGCCGCTACAGTCGTGGTTGCCGAGATAGTATCCCGCACTCCGGTTAGATGA